GTAAAAACCGTCGGATTAGCAAAACCTCCAATTGCTACGCACCAGCAAGCAAACACCGGCAAATCAATCCCGATACCGTAAAATCCCAAATTAAATAATGCCATCAAAGCATAATCTATATGTGCTCGGATCATTGTCTTGTAATCAACTAAAAACTTCCCATCTATACCTTCAATTGGAAACCAACGAGCAAATGTCATTATCCAAGCGGATACGATCAAAGCGGCTATGCAAAAAGCCGCTCCCAACAGCAAAATATTCATGAATTACCTCTTAATCAAATCAATAAAATCGCAGACGCGTGGAAAACGTATCTGCCAGAAATTACATTCTATACCAATCGGTACAGTTTATGTAGAGAACAACCGCTGTTTTGATCAAAAATCGAGCGTATATTGAAGTTTTTGACCCACTTTGACAGTAACTGCCGCTCAAAATGGGCGTTTTTCATAGGTTCCTTAGGTAATTCAAATGACGCGGCTGTTTTTTTCATTAGAAATAGAAATAATCACCTGGAATCGGGTAATAAAAACAATTATTTTTACTACCCGATTTTAGTACCATTTTCTGCAATCAACTTCATTGAAATCAGTTTTTATTGCAGGTCAAACTTCAACTGATGCCTTTTGATTGCCTTTAGAGAAATCATAAACGCTAAAATCTGTATACCCATTGGCATCGAATGCATAGAATGTATTCCGATCATAATGCGTCAATGGTAAGTCGTGGAAAATTCGGTTGGGAAGATCAGGATTGGAAGTAAAATGTCTGCCGAAAGCAATCAAGTCAGCAATCTCGTTGTCGATTGCATTTTCTGCGGTTGCAGGTGTAAAACCACCGGCAGAAATGATAATACCTTCATAGATACCACGTAATTCTTTTGTCGCAATGGCATCTTGGTTTTCGGCTATTGTATCCGCTCCGCTAATGCGAGGTTCAATAATATGAAGATACGCCAAGGCATAATTATTCATCCGACTAGCTAGATAACGAAACAAGGCGCGCGGATCGCTGTCTCCCATACCATTAAAGGTACTACTTGGTGAAATACGCACACCAACACGATTTTGCCCCCAAACACTGATGGTTGATTCAAGTATTTCTGTAAGTAAACGTACGCGATTTTCAATAGATCCGCCATACTCATCAATCCGGTTGTTGCTTTTATTTTGTAAGAACTGTTCGATGATATGACCTTGACCTGCTTGTATCTCTATACCATCAAAACCTGCATTTTTCGCATTTTCTGCAGCGTATCTGAATTGCTCAATAACATTTGGAATTTCATTGGTTTGTAATGCTCGATGTTCTGAAGGAAGCTCAAAGCCGTTCGGAGTCGAAACCACGATATTTTTATTCTGTAAAAATTCTTGATTAACAGAGGCGGTTATAGGGAGTTTTCCTTCGGTCAAAAGTGCATTTGTAGCACGACCTGCATGAGATAATTGCACAAATATCACGCCTTTTTTTTCATGAACCACGTCAGTGATTCGTTTCCACCCTAGTACTTGTTCATCCGTATATAAACCTGGAGCTGTGTGATACGCACGTGCCTCAGCAGATACGGCCGTGGCTTCTGCGATAATCAAGCCACCTTCGGTAGCACGCTGACTATAGTGTTCTAACATCATATTGCTCGGTATAGCGTTAGGCCAATTTGCACGTAATCGGCTAATTGGTGGCATAACAATACGGTGATTAAGAGTGATATCGCCAACTTTTAGTGGGCTAAATAGTTTTTTCGAAGATTGAATGCTCATAATAATTACTCTGATTTTTTATTTTGAGATAGTCTGTCTAACTTCAAATAAAAGCACTAATAACTAAAGTTAGTTATATTTTTATTCATTTGTTTTTTAAAGTTATTCACATAGAATCCGTCTCAGAATCACATTTTTCAATAATTGTAAATAGTATTAAATCGAATACTGAATATTTTCATTTATCGGCTTGCACCATATTTTATGGTTGCCCCCATAAACCGGTAGAAAGCCTTATTTTTTTGGCAATAATTTCGTGACCGTAATTCATCGATGTGGATGAAGTTTTACCGATTGCTTGATTGATATTTCCCTCTTCCAGCAGATCGAGGCCCGCTTGGTAAGCACTCCAAATAGCACGGGCATAAAGCCGTGAGCCTAGGCTCAATCGTTTCACTCCTATTTTTTGTAACTCCGCCCATGGCACGATACCTTGCATTGTTCCGATCAGCAGATTGACGGGTTTGGGGGCCACTGCTTTCACGATCGCGCGCACGGCGTCAATATCGGAAGGATACGGTGCAAAAAGCACATCCGCTCCGACTTCGGCAAAGGCAGTCAGTCGTCGAATTGTGTCATCCAAATCTGGCCGCCCCTGAATATAATTGTCAGTACGACCAGTAAGCACAATGCGACCTTTGGCGACTTTGGCAGCAGCTTTGATGCGAGCTACTGCTTTATCGAAATCGTGAATCGGATTTTCCGGATTAGCAGTAGTGTCCTCGATGCCTACCCCAGCGAGACCCGCAGCGATTGCAGCTTTCACGGTAGCTGCAACATCTTCAGGTTCTGGCCCAAATCCATCTTCCAAATCGCCATTTACCGGTAAACCGGTGACATCCACTATGAGGCGTGCGTGCGCAAGGTGTTCTTCCCGACTGACTGCATGCCTTCCATCTATTCGTCCGAGCGTAGTTGCCAAAGCAGCAGAGGATGTTGCAAGCGCTTCAAATCCCGCATCCATCATTATCAGAGCCGATCCTCCATCCCATACGTTTGGCATAATGAAGCCTTCTGGTCGTTCGTGAAGGGCTTTGAATTGTTCATAGTGTTCTTGTTGTATGACGTTCATATTCATCTTGTTCTCCTATTTTTTAAATAACAGATCTGCATAACGTTTACCGCTGATTGATCTAATAACAGTCGTGCTTGCTCTTACCCAAATAGGGTCTGAGAAGCCTTAACGGTCATAGATTTTCACGGGTTGTTTCCCTTTGTTTTTTTTCGAATTGATGAAACTATGAATCCCACCCACCGCCTAACGCGCGAAATACGCCTACGGCAGCGCGCGCTATATCCACTTGCTTTGCGCTGAGTTGATCACGAGCTACTAGTAGCAGGCGATCCGCGTCCAATACATCGGTCAACGTAATAGAACCCGCTTTATAGGATTGCTCGGAGAGGTCGCGGGCTTTCATCAACGCTTGTACTTCGCCCTGTTGTTCATCAATATGAATTCGTGTTTGAGCAAAGACGACTAGCGAATTTTCTACGTCTTCAGCGGCGCGCAAAATAGCTTGTCGGTACACTGTCAACGCCTCGGCATTAGCCCCTTTTGCCCGCATCACTTCGGCATCAATTTTGCCAAAGTCGAAAAGACGCCATCGTAGTGTTCCTCTGGCAATAGCCTGAAATGCACCACCTGTAAATAAATTAGCACTCGAAATACTATCGAAGCCTAGTAGGCCAGACAGCGAGATTTTGGGATAATATTCTGAAATAGCTTGACCGATTCTTTCATTTGAAGCGGCAAGATGTCGTTCAGCCGCAATAACGTCTGGACGACGACGCAAAACATCAACAGGACGTTGATCGCCAGGAATAGTCGGAAGAAACACTATTTCAGTAACAGGATGCAACTCTCTCATATATGTGCCAGGCTGAACACCCATCAAAACATCTAATCTGTTCATCTGTTGCTCAAGGCCAATTCGAAGCAACGGAACAGATGCGCGAGCCTGTTTTAAAAGAGCCTCGGCCTGCGCAACTTCTCGCCCGGTAGCGCTCCCCGCAGTATGGCGATCATGTACCAAGCTTAAAAGATGCTCATCATCTTTAATTTGCTGCTCTGCGATATTGAGACGTACTTGATATCCTCTTATTTGGAAATAAGCATCCGCCGCATCTGCCACGACAAGGATTCGTGCTCCAGCTTGATCTGCCTCTGAAGCTTGGAATTCCGCTTTTGATGCCGCTTCACCGCGCTGCAAGCCACCAAAAAAATCTATTTCCCAGCTTGCTGCAGGTCCAATCGTAAAATTGGTAAAATCGCGGCTAAAGTTAGGTGAATTTCTAGCAATTGAGCCAAACAGCCCCTCTTTGCTCAGAGTCTGGCGGGTAACGGAGCCATTAAACTCAATGGTTGGCAGAAGCTTTGCGCTACTTCCATCTGAGATAGCTCGCGCCTGAATTACCCTTGCTTTCGTTACATCAAGAAAAAGATTCTGATCCAACACTCGTTGCACTACTTTAAGCAACTCTGAATCATTAAATCCCATCCACCATCGATCTAAACTAGGTGAGACAGCCATTTCCTTGTCGACAACTTCGACTTTATTGTGAAATGGCACTAATTCGATATTAGGAGCCACATAATCCGGACCTACTGCGCAACCAGAGAAAGTTGTGCTGAAAAATAAACCAGCAAGTAAAGCTACAAATATTTTGAGCATACTAGTCATGACTAATTTCCTTTTTGCTAAATTTTTGTACAAAGGCGTAAAGCGCTGGTGTGAATAAGAGTCCAAACGCTGTTACTCCGAGCATTCCAAAGAACACTGTGGTTCCAAGGGATTGGCGCATTTCAGCACCCGCACCTTTGGCTACTACAAGAGGAAATACGCCAAGGATGAAGGCAAATGAGGTCATCAAGATCGGACGCAGACGTTCTTTTGCCGAAAGCGTTGCCGCATCTTCCGGCGTCCGCCCTTCATGATCTTCATGGTGCTTGGCGAATTCCACTATCAAGATCGCGTTTTTCGCAGCCAACCCGACCAGTACGATGAAGCCTATTTGCGCAAGAATGTCGATCGGCATACTCCGCATGTCCAGCCCGATAATAGCTGCTAGCAAGCACATAGGTACGATCAGCACGACTGCCAACGGTGTAC
The window above is part of the Methylomonas sp. ZR1 genome. Proteins encoded here:
- a CDS encoding alkene reductase, with the translated sequence MSIQSSKKLFSPLKVGDITLNHRIVMPPISRLRANWPNAIPSNMMLEHYSQRATEGGLIIAEATAVSAEARAYHTAPGLYTDEQVLGWKRITDVVHEKKGVIFVQLSHAGRATNALLTEGKLPITASVNQEFLQNKNIVVSTPNGFELPSEHRALQTNEIPNVIEQFRYAAENAKNAGFDGIEIQAGQGHIIEQFLQNKSNNRIDEYGGSIENRVRLLTEILESTISVWGQNRVGVRISPSSTFNGMGDSDPRALFRYLASRMNNYALAYLHIIEPRISGADTIAENQDAIATKELRGIYEGIIISAGGFTPATAENAIDNEIADLIAFGRHFTSNPDLPNRIFHDLPLTHYDRNTFYAFDANGYTDFSVYDFSKGNQKASVEV
- a CDS encoding isocitrate lyase/phosphoenolpyruvate mutase family protein — encoded protein: MNMNVIQQEHYEQFKALHERPEGFIMPNVWDGGSALIMMDAGFEALATSSAALATTLGRIDGRHAVSREEHLAHARLIVDVTGLPVNGDLEDGFGPEPEDVAATVKAAIAAGLAGVGIEDTTANPENPIHDFDKAVARIKAAAKVAKGRIVLTGRTDNYIQGRPDLDDTIRRLTAFAEVGADVLFAPYPSDIDAVRAIVKAVAPKPVNLLIGTMQGIVPWAELQKIGVKRLSLGSRLYARAIWSAYQAGLDLLEEGNINQAIGKTSSTSMNYGHEIIAKKIRLSTGLWGQP
- a CDS encoding efflux transporter outer membrane subunit, with protein sequence MYKNLAKRKLVMTSMLKIFVALLAGLFFSTTFSGCAVGPDYVAPNIELVPFHNKVEVVDKEMAVSPSLDRWWMGFNDSELLKVVQRVLDQNLFLDVTKARVIQARAISDGSSAKLLPTIEFNGSVTRQTLSKEGLFGSIARNSPNFSRDFTNFTIGPAASWEIDFFGGLQRGEAASKAEFQASEADQAGARILVVADAADAYFQIRGYQVRLNIAEQQIKDDEHLLSLVHDRHTAGSATGREVAQAEALLKQARASVPLLRIGLEQQMNRLDVLMGVQPGTYMRELHPVTEIVFLPTIPGDQRPVDVLRRRPDVIAAERHLAASNERIGQAISEYYPKISLSGLLGFDSISSANLFTGGAFQAIARGTLRWRLFDFGKIDAEVMRAKGANAEALTVYRQAILRAAEDVENSLVVFAQTRIHIDEQQGEVQALMKARDLSEQSYKAGSITLTDVLDADRLLLVARDQLSAKQVDIARAAVGVFRALGGGWDS